One Phaseolus vulgaris cultivar G19833 chromosome 11, P. vulgaris v2.0, whole genome shotgun sequence genomic window carries:
- the LOC137823045 gene encoding WUSCHEL-related homeobox 2, translated as MESENEELEMGGSNGVAASSRWNPTKEQISMLENLYKQGIKTPSAEEIQQITARLRAYGHIEGKNVFYWFQNHKARQRQKQKQETIAYFNRFLHTPQPFFSPPICPNGLCPPYCVPQAQSENGFYPPHPKVLVPVGFRRSPSEIFVPTDMSNMISNGPLAYEAMQQRISDCNFSYSNQETLDLFPLHPTGILEGKTTYQVSSLASVSADSSSDTPPAPSPDINEDDPSPLNQPFFDFFTTSGQGS; from the exons ATGGAGAGTGAAAATGAGGAGTTGGAGATGGGAGGGTCTAACGGGGTTGCAGCCAGTTCACGGTGGAACCCTACAAAAGAGCAAATAAGCATGCTAGAGAACCTGTATAAGCAGGGAATAAAGACTCCCAGTGCTGAGGAGATACAGCAGATAACTGCTAGGCTTAGGGCGTATGGTCACATCGAAGGAAAGAATGTCTTCTACTGGTTTCAAAATCACAAAGCTAGGCAGAGACAGAAGCAGAAGCAAGAAACCATCGCTTACTTCAATCGCTTTCTTCATACTCCCCAGCCCTTTTTTTCTCCGCCAATTTGCCCAAATG GCCTGTGCCCTCCATATTGTGTACCTCAGGCGCAGAGTGAAAATGGTTTTTACCCCCCACATCCAAAGGTGCTTGTACCAGTAGGTTTTAGGAGAAGCCCGTCTGAGATATTTGTGCCCACAGACATGTCAAACATGATCAGCAATGGCCCTCTGGCATACGAAGCCATGCAACAGAGAATCTCGGATTGTAACTTCAGCTACAGTAACCAAGAAACCTTGGATCTCTTTCCTCTGCACCCAACTGGTATTTTGGAAGGGAAAACAACATACCAGGTGTCTTCTCTGGCTTCAGTTTCTGCTGATAGTTCCAGTGATACACCTCCTGCTCCTTCTCCTGATATCAATGAAGATGATCCTTCCCCACTTAACCAACccttctttgatttttttactaCTTCTGGTCAAGGTTCTTAA